Proteins encoded together in one Actinomycetota bacterium window:
- a CDS encoding UbiA prenyltransferase family protein, which translates to MEIRPRLEAYLRKYWILFRMKTMFIYIFPTTLGFASAAAEGGRLAGYKIALMYLGFLCGSFFSSSLNFYADVESDRLHNDMYKGDLHMSDQPFATGEMGRLETALLFLLSGAGCIFFSLLVNAWYALFMVGSVVILGILYSHPWFRLKAKPVLDIATNAFGAVILLVAGWNALLPGTWPGFWPLSFGFLFSATLYIPSVANDVPFDEAAGFRTSGVVFGADAMLKAMIPMCVLLIPVAVYNFTLPIAWTFKLFFALALPGAIVFTAGMHLLWKPPHIRFNAGLLVYPIAALLVFCFVYAVNAALG; encoded by the coding sequence TTGGAGATAAGGCCGCGTCTCGAGGCTTACCTGCGCAAGTACTGGATACTCTTCCGCATGAAGACCATGTTCATATACATCTTCCCCACCACCCTGGGCTTCGCCTCCGCGGCGGCGGAAGGGGGCAGGCTGGCCGGCTATAAGATAGCCCTCATGTACCTGGGCTTCCTGTGCGGCTCTTTCTTCTCCAGCTCGCTCAACTTCTACGCCGATGTGGAATCGGACCGCCTGCACAACGACATGTACAAGGGAGACCTGCATATGTCCGACCAGCCCTTCGCCACGGGGGAGATGGGCAGGCTCGAGACGGCGCTGCTCTTCCTGCTGTCGGGCGCGGGCTGTATTTTCTTCTCCCTCCTGGTCAACGCGTGGTACGCCCTGTTCATGGTGGGTTCCGTGGTCATCCTGGGCATCCTTTATTCCCATCCCTGGTTCCGCCTCAAGGCGAAACCGGTGCTGGACATCGCCACCAACGCCTTCGGAGCGGTGATCCTGCTGGTGGCGGGATGGAACGCCCTACTGCCCGGGACCTGGCCGGGGTTCTGGCCGCTCTCCTTCGGCTTTCTCTTCTCCGCCACCCTCTACATCCCCAGCGTGGCCAACGACGTGCCCTTCGACGAGGCGGCGGGCTTTCGCACCTCCGGCGTGGTCTTCGGCGCGGACGCCATGCTCAAGGCCATGATCCCCATGTGCGTCCTGCTCATCCCGGTGGCGGTTTACAACTTCACCCTCCCCATCGCCTGGACCTTCAAGCTCTTCTTCGCCCTGGCGCTGCCGGGGGCCATCGTCTTCACCGCGGGCATGCACCTGCTGTGGAAACCCCCCCACATACGCTTCAACGCCGGCCTCCTGGTCTACCCCATCGCCGCCCTCCTGGTCTTCTGCTTCGTCTATGCCGTGAACGCGGCTCTGGGGTAG
- the sigH gene encoding RNA polymerase sporulation sigma factor SigH, which yields MSDEDLIAQTRRGDSRALSYLLNKYQYLVHVKAKSYFLDGAEHDDTVQEGMIGLYKAIRDYKFNDICSFRSFAVLCITRQIITAVKTYTRKKHNPLSCYRPLEASVFDESGDLVYYAGGNIATKAEDPLDIFIFEDEVSRIIHILREKLSGLEWNVLVSYLEGKSYREIADEINRDTKVVDNALCRIKAKIKNHVEPLLN from the coding sequence ATGAGCGACGAGGACCTCATCGCCCAGACCAGACGCGGGGATTCCCGAGCGCTGTCGTACCTGCTCAACAAGTACCAGTACCTTGTCCACGTGAAGGCAAAGTCATATTTCCTGGACGGCGCGGAGCACGACGATACCGTGCAGGAGGGCATGATCGGCCTCTACAAGGCGATCAGGGACTACAAGTTCAACGACATCTGCTCCTTCCGTTCCTTCGCCGTTCTCTGCATCACGCGCCAGATCATCACCGCGGTAAAGACCTACACCCGCAAGAAGCACAATCCCTTGAGCTGCTACCGCCCCCTGGAGGCCAGCGTCTTCGACGAGAGCGGAGACCTCGTCTATTACGCCGGGGGGAACATCGCCACCAAGGCCGAGGACCCGTTGGACATCTTCATCTTCGAGGATGAGGTTTCCAGGATCATCCATATCCTGAGGGAAAAGCTGAGCGGGCTGGAGTGGAATGTCCTGGTCTCCTATCTCGAGGGAAAGAGCTACCGGGAGATCGCGGACGAGATAAACCGCGATACCAAGGTGGTGGACAACGCCCTCTGCCGCATCAAGGCCAAGATAAAGAACCACGTGGAGCCCCTGCTCAACTGA
- a CDS encoding 4-hydroxybutyrate CoA-transferase yields the protein MNKWEEEYKRKLTTPEEVAKTVRDGDRLFCGSGSCAPDAILSALFDRAEELHDVSFGGLIMLAPTYKILKLELSKHILFNNLYATPLDRQALHEGISVHTPFHFSDLPRLASEYAGYRKVFTQVGPMDRHGYMCAGVSGNFLDVLHKLDELVVEVNEHQPTVHGANFYHISQVKAVVENHHPLIDLPPDPITDTDRAIAENIAKYINDGDTIQLGIGAVPNAIGECLLEKKHLGCYTEMIPDAIMKLFEAGALDNTRKTFFPYQFNAFFAAGSTELYKWLDDNPMIYFSPISFNNDPNNVAKNDNMVAINATLEIDLTGQCCSESIGHLQYSATGGQVDFTRGAYMAKGGRAFIATHSTTIDKATGELVSKIVPRLKPGAAVTLTRTDVMYVATEYGVVNLKGKTLRERARALISIAHPDFRPELIRYAKDVKYFVFPEHEIFD from the coding sequence ATGAACAAGTGGGAAGAGGAGTACAAGCGCAAGCTCACCACCCCCGAGGAGGTCGCCAAGACGGTGAGGGACGGGGACAGGCTGTTCTGCGGCAGCGGGTCCTGCGCCCCCGACGCCATTCTTAGCGCCCTCTTCGACCGGGCGGAGGAACTCCACGACGTTTCCTTCGGGGGCCTCATCATGCTCGCGCCCACCTACAAGATCCTCAAACTCGAGCTCTCGAAGCACATACTGTTCAACAACCTCTACGCCACCCCCCTGGACCGCCAGGCGCTGCACGAGGGGATCAGCGTGCACACCCCCTTCCATTTCTCCGACCTCCCGCGCCTGGCGTCGGAGTACGCCGGATACCGCAAGGTGTTCACGCAGGTGGGGCCCATGGACCGCCACGGCTACATGTGCGCGGGCGTGTCGGGGAATTTCCTGGACGTGCTGCACAAGCTGGACGAGCTGGTGGTGGAGGTGAACGAGCACCAGCCCACCGTGCACGGTGCCAACTTCTACCATATATCCCAGGTGAAGGCGGTGGTCGAGAACCATCATCCCCTTATCGACCTGCCGCCCGACCCCATCACCGACACCGACCGCGCCATAGCCGAGAACATCGCCAAGTACATCAACGACGGCGACACCATCCAGCTGGGCATCGGGGCGGTGCCCAACGCCATCGGCGAATGCCTGTTGGAGAAGAAGCACCTGGGATGCTACACGGAGATGATTCCCGACGCCATCATGAAACTCTTCGAGGCGGGGGCGCTGGACAACACCCGGAAGACCTTCTTCCCCTACCAGTTCAACGCCTTCTTCGCCGCGGGATCCACGGAACTCTACAAGTGGCTGGACGACAATCCCATGATCTACTTCAGCCCCATCAGCTTCAACAACGACCCCAACAACGTGGCCAAGAACGACAACATGGTGGCCATCAACGCCACCCTGGAGATAGACCTCACCGGCCAGTGCTGCTCGGAGTCCATCGGGCACCTTCAGTACAGCGCCACCGGCGGGCAGGTGGATTTCACGCGCGGCGCCTACATGGCCAAGGGAGGCCGCGCCTTCATCGCCACCCACTCCACCACCATAGACAAGGCGACGGGAGAGCTGGTCTCCAAGATCGTGCCCCGGTTGAAGCCCGGGGCTGCCGTCACCCTCACCCGAACCGACGTCATGTACGTGGCCACGGAATACGGGGTGGTGAACCTCAAGGGCAAGACCCTCAGGGAGAGGGCCAGGGCGCTCATCTCCATCGCCCACCCCGATTTCCGGCCTGAGCTCATCCGCTACGCCAAGGACGTCAAGTATTTCGTCTTCCCGGAACACGAGATATTCGACTGA